From Streptomyces durmitorensis, a single genomic window includes:
- the ftsE gene encoding cell division ATP-binding protein FtsE: protein MIRFDNVSKAYPKQTRPALRDVSLEIEKGEFVFLVGSSGSGKSTFLRLVLREERTSHGQVHVLGKDLARLSNFKVPHMRRQLGTVFQDFRLLPNKTVGENVAFAQEVIGKSRGEIRKSVPQVLDLVGLGGKEDRMPGELSGGEQQRVAIARAFVNRPKLLIADEPTGNLDPQTSVGIMKLLDRINRTGTTVVMATHDQQIVDQMRKRVIELEKGRLVRDQSRGVYGYQH, encoded by the coding sequence GTGATCCGATTCGACAACGTCTCCAAGGCCTACCCCAAGCAGACCCGGCCCGCCCTCCGGGATGTCTCTCTGGAGATCGAGAAGGGCGAGTTCGTCTTCCTGGTGGGCTCCTCCGGCTCCGGAAAGTCCACCTTCCTGCGGCTCGTCCTCCGCGAGGAGCGCACCAGCCACGGCCAGGTGCACGTCCTCGGCAAGGACCTCGCCCGCCTCTCCAACTTCAAGGTGCCGCACATGCGGCGCCAGTTGGGCACCGTCTTCCAGGACTTCCGGCTCCTTCCGAACAAGACCGTCGGCGAGAACGTCGCCTTCGCGCAGGAAGTCATCGGCAAGTCCCGCGGCGAGATCCGCAAGTCCGTGCCCCAGGTCCTCGACCTCGTCGGTCTCGGCGGCAAGGAGGACCGGATGCCCGGCGAGCTCTCCGGCGGTGAGCAGCAGCGCGTGGCGATCGCGCGCGCGTTCGTCAACCGCCCGAAGCTCCTGATCGCCGACGAGCCGACCGGCAACCTCGACCCGCAGACCTCGGTCGGCATCATGAAGCTGCTCGACCGGATCAACCGGACCGGCACGACCGTCGTCATGGCGACCCACGACCAGCAGATCGTGGACCAGATGCGCAAGCGGGTCATTGAGCTGGAGAAGGGCCGTCTCGTCCGCGACCAGTCGCGCGGCGTCTACGGCTACCAGCACTGA